A stretch of the Odontesthes bonariensis isolate fOdoBon6 chromosome 5, fOdoBon6.hap1, whole genome shotgun sequence genome encodes the following:
- the cxcr3.1 gene encoding C-X-C chemokine receptor type 3.1, translating to MDMMSFVNLSENYSYDADYDYSINDEICDLTEGTNFGAVLIPVMYSVAFVVGVLGNGALLGVLFQSRKSWSVTDTFILHLGVADILLLVTLPLYAVQSVQKDGWTFGAHLCKMTGTVFTINFYCGIFLLACISMDRYLSIVHATQMYSRRKPWVVHVSCLMVWFFSLLLSILDWIFLDVVLDERRHRNECVRDYSKFGNEGIRYWHVTSRLIYHIVGFLLPSLILIICYSCILWKLRCGGTQGLQKQRAFKVIISLVVVFFLCWTPYNITLVVDTSCQYYNTNICGIRITLGKAIAVTSSLGYLHCSLNPILYAFVGIKFRRQLLEILRSLGCKMKTSTKFQSVVSRRTSLWSDSADTSNSIAV from the exons ATGGACATGATGAGCTTCGTAAATCTATCTGAGAACTATTCTTATGATGCAGACTACGACTATTCTATTAATGATGAGATTTGTGATCTGACGGAGGGTACAAATTTTGGGGCGGTGCTGATCCCGGTTATGTACTCGGTGGCGTTTGTTGTGGGTGTCCTGGGAAACGGAGCACTGCTGGGAGTGCTGTTTCAGAGCAGGAAATCCTGGAGCGTGACAGACACCTTCATCCTTCACTTGGGTGTGGCAGACATCCTGCTGCTGGTGACCCTGCCCCTCTATGCTGTCCAGTCTGTGCaaaaggatggatggacattTGGTGCTCATCTCTGCAAGATGACTGGAACTGTTTTTACG ATCAACTTTTACTGTGGGATCTTTCTCCTGGCCTGCATCAGTATGGATCGCTACCTGTCCATTGTCCATGCCACTCAGATGTACTCCCGCAGGAAGCCCTGGGTTGTTCATGTCAGCTGCTTGATGGTGTGGTTTTTCTCCCTGCTTCTCTCTATTCTCGATTGGATCTTCTTAGATGTTGTATTAGATGAGAGAAGACACAGGAATGAGTGTGTTCGTGACTACTCAAAATTTGGCAACGAGGGAATACGTTATTGGCATGTGACATCTCGCCTGATCTACCACATAGTGGGCTTTCTGCTTCCTTCACTCATCCTGATCATATGCTACTCCTGCATCCTGTGGAAGCTGCGTTGTGGCGGCACCCAGGGTCTCCAAAAGCAGAGagctttcaaagtcataataaGCCTGGTGGTGGTTTTCTTTCTCTGCTGGACGCCGTACAATATCACACTTGTAGTGGACACATCCTGTCAATACTACAACACCAACATCTGTGGAATAAGAATCACTCTGGGTAAAGCTATAGCAGTGACCTCTTCCCTGGGTTACCTTCACTGTAGCCTCAATCCCATCCTGTACGCCTTTGTGGGCATAAAGTTCCGGCGTCAGTTGCTGGAAATCTTGAGGTCTTTGGGCTGCAAAATGAAGACAAGCACCAAATTCCAGTCTGTTGTCAGCAGGAGAACCTCTCTGTGGTCTGACTCTGCCGACACCTCCAATTCCATtgcagtctga